In Natrinema amylolyticum, the DNA window TCGGTTTGCTCGCCCTCGTATTCGGCGCTGACGGTGTACTCTCCGTCCTCGAGATCCTCGAACTCGACCTCGCCGTCCTGGTCGGTCTCGTCTTCTATGGGGAAGCTCTGACCGCCGACGTCGGACGTGGTCTCGTTGTCGGACTCGTTGCCCGATTCGTTGTCGGACTCGTTGTCCGTCTCGTTTTCAGTTATGTTGCCCATCCCATCGTCGTCGACCGTCGTCTCGTCGGACGCGTTCTCGGACTCGTTGTCCATCCCGTCCTCGGTCATCGTCTCGTTGTCCGACGCGTTCTCGGACTCGTTGCCCATCTCCTCGTCGTCGGTCACACCGCCCATGCCCGCTTCCTCGAGGGTGACGGACGCGCCTTCGACCGGTCCCTCGTCGTCTTCGACCGTGACGGTCAGCATGTACGTCTCGTCCTCGCCGCTCTCTTCGTCTTCGGTCTCGTTTTCGTCACCGGTCGTCTCGTCCTCGCCGGTCGTATCGTTCTCGTCCTCGGTCTCGTTGCCGCCGGGGCCGCTGTCGGCACAGCCGGCGAGCGCGAGCGCACTTGCTGTTCCTGCCGCGGTCACGAACGTCCGCCGGTTCAGTCTACGGGACATATATTCGGGTTGGACGTTCCGGCTGGTTTCGATGTGGCCTGCACCTGCAGTCTGTTAATCACCTATTGAACGACGCCAAGCGACCGGTGACCGTCATCGGTTCCGCACCATCAACGGACCCAAAGTATCACGAGAAGCGACACTCAATCGGGTCCGGACGTGGCCTCGCTGCCGATTTCGACCGGCGTTTCGAACCGACTGACCGGCGACGCCCGGTCGCGGCGGGTCGGTGGGACTTTTGGTGTCCCGACCGTACCCTCGCTCATGAAAATCCGGGGTGAGCGCGAGTGCAAGGAGTGTGGGACCCGCTGGTCGTACTACGAAACCGGCAGCGTCGGCTGTCCGGCCTGTGGGAGCCTCCGAAGCGTCGGCGTCGACGAGCGCACCGAACACACCGATCTGCAGGTCGCGTTCGATCTCACCCCCGTTCGGAACGCGATCGACGACGCCGCGACCGACGATATCGCCGATCAGGCCCGCGACCGCTGTCGCGAGTACGTTCGCCGGCGCGGGTTCGTCAACGCCGGCACCCTCCGCGAGCTCGACGACACCTACCTCGCCGCGACCGAACTGCTCCACGTCGCCGATATCGTTGCCCGAGAGATCCACCTCGAGGACCGCGAAGAGCTGTACTTCCTCTCGCTGCTCCGCGACGCCGATCGGGGCGAGCGCCCACCCGTCGAGGAAGTCCCCCGATCGCTGCGGGCGGCCCGCGGGCTCGCGTACGCGAACGCGGTTCGCGAGTACCGCCGCGACGTTCGGACCTGGGCCGACGACCGCGATCTGACCGCCAGCGAACGAAGCGCCCTCGAGACGCTCGGCGAACACGTCAAGCGCATCCGGATGCTCGACGGCGACGTCGAGCCGGGGACCGCCGAACGGCTCGTCGAGGCGACCCGCGATCTGGCCAACGGCCTGCGCGGCGACGAGTTCGCGTTCTCGCAGGCACAGGAGCGACTGGACGCCCTCGAGTTCGATCCGATCGATTGACGGAGACGAACCCGACCCGAGCGACGACCGGCGAAATCGCCGTCAAAAACGAACTGCGGACCGTCGATACGGCGGTGATTCAGGGCAGGTCGATGTCGATATCTTCCTGCAGGCTGGCGGCTTTGACCGTGTTGTAGAGCAACATCGCGCGGGTCATCGGCCCGACGCCGCCGGGGACGGGCGTGATCGCGCTGGCCTTCTCCTTCGCGCTCTCGAACTCGACGTCGCCGACGAGTTCGTACCCTTTCTCCGTATCTGCGTCGACGCGGTTGACGCCCACGTCGATGACGACCGTGCCGTCCTCGAGCATGGAGCCGTCGACGAGTTCCGGGACGCCGGCGGCGGCGACGACGATATCCGCGCTGCGGGTCTTCGCGGCGAGGTCGTCCGTGCGGGAGTGACAGACCGTCACCGTCGCGTTACCGTCGTCGGCCTTCTGGATCAGCAGGTTCGCGAGGGGTTTGCCGACGATGTCCGAGCGGCCGACGATGGTCACGTCCTTGCCCTCGGTGTCGATATCGGCGGACTCGAGCAGTTTCTGGACGCCGTGGGGCGTGCAGGGACGGAAGCGGGCGTCGCCGGCGACGAGTCGACCGACGTTCTCGGGGTGGAAGCCGTCGACGTCCTTGATCGGGTCGACGCGGCGGATCACGTCGCGGTAGTCGACGTGGTCCGGCACGGGGGCCTGGACGATGTAGCCGTGGACGTCGTCGTTCTCGTTGAGATCGGCGATGGTGTCGAACAGCTCCTCGGGGGGCGCGTCGCCGTCGACGTCGACGTGGTGGCTCTCGATGCCGACCTCCTCGCAGTCGCGCTGTTTCATGTTCACGTAGGTCTGGCTCGCGGGGTCGTCGCCCATGAGCACGGTCGCCAGTCCCGGCCGCGAACCCGCGTCGGCCAACCGCTCGATTGCGTCCGTCAGGTCGTCCCGAATCTCGCTCGCGACGGCGTTACCGTCGATGATTTCGGTCATTACCTGAGTGGGCGACCGCGAGGCTCATTAATCCCCGGATTCGTGCGCAGAACGTCGCCAGAGTCGGCTCAAATAAACACGTTCGTGTATACTATCGCTCAGAACCGCTCGTCGAGGAACGAGCGAATCGCGTCGGTGGTCGGCTCCGGCCGCTCGAGGTTCGCGGTGTGGCCCGCGTCCAGAATCAGTTCCATCTCGGCGTCGGGCAGCTCCTCGAGCATCGGTTCGGCCCGCGACGGGGGAAGCGACGGGTCCTCCTCGCCGTGGACGATTAGGACCGGGACGTCGATCTCCGAGAGGCGATCGGTCACGTCCGGGCGGCCGAGCCACGAATTGAGTTCGTGGTAGACCGCTTTCCCGGGATAGGTCGCCCAGCGATCGACCCACGCTTCGACCAGTTCGGGGTTCTCCTCGCGAGTCGTCTCGCCGAACAGCTCGGCCGCCGACCCCTCGGCGATCGCTCGAGGCATCGGCTCGAGGACGTCTTCGTAGGGCTCGACGAGGTCGCTGAACGCCGCCCGTTCGTCTTCGGGATGGGGCGCGGCCATCGAGTCGATCAGGACGAGGCCGTCGACGCGCTCCGGATACGCGAGCGCGAAGCGAAGCGCCATGAACCCGCCAAGCGACATACCGGCGATGACGGCGCTGTCCTCGCCGATCCCGTCGAGTACCGCCGCGCAGTCGTCGGCCAGATCCCACAGGTCGTAGCCCGGCGCGTACCGGTCCGTTCGCGCCCGCAGGTCGTAGGCGACGGCCCGATACTCGCCGCGCAGGGCCTCGAGTTGCGGCGCGAACATCGTCCGATCCATCAGCGTCCCGTGGGCGAAGACGATCGGTCGTCCATCGCCGACGTCGGTCGTCAGCGCGTCGGTCCGCGATCGATACATCTCCGTTGCGGAATCGTCCGTCATGTGAACTACCTTACGTAAATCAGTCGGAAAAGGATGTGGTATGCGGAAGCACACGACACAGACGGGCCGCGGCGAACCGGTCGGTGCCGACTAACCGAGTTCGTGGCGCACCGTATCGCTCATGACGGTCGCGCGGACCCCGTGTTCGTACCCGTCGCGGATGCCGTTGGTCACGTAGGCGAACGCGAGGTCGTTTTCGGGATCGGCCCAGCCCATAATGCTCCCGAGGCCGCCGTGGCCGAACGTACTCGGCGGGGCGGTCACGCCGTAGGAGTCGTGGACCAGCCCGCCGAGGAAGAAGCCGAGCGAGAACCGACCCGGCGAACCGCCGCGGACCGGATCCGACTCGGTCTCCGCCTCGAGCGAGGTCCACTCCCGAACGGTCTCCGGACTGAACAGCCGCGTCCCCTCGAGTTCCCCGCCGTTCAGGAGGCAGGCGTAGAAGCGAGCCATGTCACTGCTTTTCGCCGCCGGTCTGCGATGCACAGCCGGCGAGGGCGGCGGCGCTCACGGCACCCACTGCCGACAACACCGTTCGCCGATCCACTGAACTGTCAGTTCGTGACATGGAGAGGGACCGCCAACGCGCTGGCGTATGACTAATGTTAACGTACGCTGTCACGGCGGATCGTACGCGATCACGATGAATCGTACGCCGCACTGACAGCGGTGTACACCGTCGTTTCTGCGGTGAGTTCGTTACGGAACGGGGTAGAGAAACCGGACCGGCCGTCCCAGAGATCGACCCGACGGCGTGCAGGTCGCGAACCGATCAGTTCGTGCCGCTTCGATCGGCGGTTCCCGGTTCCGAAACCTCCCACTCCGCGGTGTCGCGTGCGTCGGTCACGACCATCGCGTATTCGTCCTCGAGACCCTCGTACTCGGTCGTTCCGGCCGCGTCGATCAGCTCGCGGGCCTGGCGTTCGTGGACGGCGCGAGCGACCGCCAGCGCGTCCGGATCCACGTCGACGCCCTCGGCCTCGAGTTCGGGTCCGAGTCGCTCCGTCCAGACGTTTTCGGGGAGCAGACAGACGGCCCGCTCGTCGGCCGACAGCGGCGGGACGCCGGCGACGTGATCCCCCGTGCCGACGAGGTCGAGGCGCTCGACCG includes these proteins:
- a CDS encoding bifunctional methylenetetrahydrofolate dehydrogenase/methenyltetrahydrofolate cyclohydrolase, whose amino-acid sequence is MTEIIDGNAVASEIRDDLTDAIERLADAGSRPGLATVLMGDDPASQTYVNMKQRDCEEVGIESHHVDVDGDAPPEELFDTIADLNENDDVHGYIVQAPVPDHVDYRDVIRRVDPIKDVDGFHPENVGRLVAGDARFRPCTPHGVQKLLESADIDTEGKDVTIVGRSDIVGKPLANLLIQKADDGNATVTVCHSRTDDLAAKTRSADIVVAAAGVPELVDGSMLEDGTVVIDVGVNRVDADTEKGYELVGDVEFESAKEKASAITPVPGGVGPMTRAMLLYNTVKAASLQEDIDIDLP
- a CDS encoding endonuclease Q family protein produces the protein MKIRGERECKECGTRWSYYETGSVGCPACGSLRSVGVDERTEHTDLQVAFDLTPVRNAIDDAATDDIADQARDRCREYVRRRGFVNAGTLRELDDTYLAATELLHVADIVAREIHLEDREELYFLSLLRDADRGERPPVEEVPRSLRAARGLAYANAVREYRRDVRTWADDRDLTASERSALETLGEHVKRIRMLDGDVEPGTAERLVEATRDLANGLRGDEFAFSQAQERLDALEFDPID
- a CDS encoding beta-lactamase family protein codes for the protein MARFYACLLNGGELEGTRLFSPETVREWTSLEAETESDPVRGGSPGRFSLGFFLGGLVHDSYGVTAPPSTFGHGGLGSIMGWADPENDLAFAYVTNGIRDGYEHGVRATVMSDTVRHELG
- a CDS encoding alpha/beta fold hydrolase, coding for MTDDSATEMYRSRTDALTTDVGDGRPIVFAHGTLMDRTMFAPQLEALRGEYRAVAYDLRARTDRYAPGYDLWDLADDCAAVLDGIGEDSAVIAGMSLGGFMALRFALAYPERVDGLVLIDSMAAPHPEDERAAFSDLVEPYEDVLEPMPRAIAEGSAAELFGETTREENPELVEAWVDRWATYPGKAVYHELNSWLGRPDVTDRLSEIDVPVLIVHGEEDPSLPPSRAEPMLEELPDAEMELILDAGHTANLERPEPTTDAIRSFLDERF